The following are encoded in a window of Diorhabda sublineata isolate icDioSubl1.1 chromosome 5, icDioSubl1.1, whole genome shotgun sequence genomic DNA:
- the LOC130444077 gene encoding general vesicular transport factor p115 has protein sequence MEYFKSGLKSVLGTSTPENQPTGAEIVDKLVSRVSTSTLLEDRRDACRALRALSKKYRVEVGAQGMDILRQVLELDRSDCEIIGYCLDTLCNITSKETFEEETENNRNMQVNVGEQFTEMFLKNHENVTLVLSFLEDYDFRVRWPAIRLLTSLVRCRPKDVQDIILVSPMGVSKLMDLLLENREVVRNDALLLLIDLTKSNANIQKIVAFENAFDRLFDIIKHEGWTDGDIVVEDCLLLMLNLLKNNNSNINFFQEGSYLQKVAPMFELPPNLEEVGWSPQKVSNFLCVLQLIRTVVSPNNSSQIITACQKTMRNNNLLEALCNILMASGVPADILTETINAVAEVIRGNLTNQDYFANVLAPSNPPRPAMVVLLMSMVNEKQPFALRCAVLYCFECFLFKNEIGQELVVQTLLPSNTGASNLSMGQLLCSGLFSTDYLSNWFSAVALSHCLIENPAQKEQLLRVLLATSLGSQPVSLLHQCAVYLQHTSKLQAKLGILMLLSQWMAHSPEAVKVFLNVPGSMAYLTAQTSASEFDNNEELLQGLCAFLMGLCVVYNDNSVANYSKENLSQLVEKRVGIDTYCKKLSEVTRHEVYAKASKQPQIKAKHSSELLLEFEFCKLLKTLEGVIIQGLGIQRDLSNGISELSLNEHENALLLQYKELIRDQDKKLQESKKTVESLQRRNQELEAQIKELEENNTQLIDQNTLLKAQIAVNPNNKTTLESNEIPPTSNPNKDLLEKIKILEEINREKEEELQCIRKDQDDLLTLLTDQDLKLNTFKQRLRELGETIEDDSETNSIDLENES, from the exons atggaatattttaaaaGTGGTTTAAAGTCGGTGTTGGGTACATCAACGCCCGAAAATCAACCGACAGGAGCAGAAATA GTTGACAAGTTAGTTAGTAGAGTTAGTACATCAACGTTATTAGAAGATAGACGAGATGCTTGTAGAGCTCTTAGAGCACTTTCGAAGAAATATAGAGTGGAAGTGGGCGCGCAAGGAATGGATATATTGAGACAAGTATTAGAACTGGATCGTAGCGATTGTGAAATAATAGGATATTGCTTGGATACTTTATGTAATATTACTTCGAAAGAAACGTTTGAggaagaaacagaaaataatagaaacatgCAAGTTAATGTAGGCGAACAGTTTActgaaatgtttttgaaaaatcacgaaaatgtcACGTTGGTATTAAGTTTTCTGGAAGATTATGATTTTCGAGTAAGGTGGCCAGCTATAAGATTACTAACGTCTTTAGTACGCTGTCGACCGAAAGATGTACAAGATATAATACTAGTTAGTCCAATGGGTGTTTCCAAATTAATGGATTTGCTTCTAGAAAATCGTGAAGTTGTAAGAAACGACGCACTTCTCTTACTGATCGATTTAACTAAATCTAATgccaatatacaaaaaattgtagcTTTCGAAAATGCATTCGATAGATTATTCGACATAATAAAGCATGAAGGTTGGACTGATGGAGATATTGTAGTAGAAGACTGCCTCTTACTCATGTTGAATTTACTAAAAAACAACAACAGTAACATTAATTTCTTCCAGGAAGGTTCTTATTTACAAAAAGTCGCGCCTATGTTTGAACTACCGCCTAATTTAGAAGAAGTCGGTTGGAGTCCTCAGAAAGTGTCGAATTTTCTTTGTGTGTTGCAATTAATTCGAACTGTCGTGTCTCCTAATAATTCCTCCCAGATTATAACAGCTTGTCagaaaactatgagaaataacaatttattggaGGCTTTGTGCAATATATTGATGGCAAGTGGAGTACCTGCTGATATTCTGACTGAAACAATAAATGCAGTAG CTGAGGTGATAAGAGGCAACCTAACCAATCAGGATTACTTTGCAAACGTATTGGCGCCTTCAAATCCACCTCGACCGGCTATGGTGGTGTTATTAATGTCAATGGTTAATGAAAAGCAACCGTTCGCTCTCAGATGTgctgttttgtattgttttgaatgctttttgttcaaaaatgaaATCGGACAAGAATTGGTTGTACAAACTCTACTGCCCAGTAATACCGGTGCTTCTAACCTTAGTATGGGACAGCTGTTATGTAGCGGTTTATTCAGCACGGACTATTTAAGTAATTGGTTCTCCGCCGTAGCTTTATCTCATTGTCTGATTGAGAATCCTGCACAAAAGGAGCAGTTGTTGAGGGTATTACTAGCTACTAGTTTAG gatCTCAACCGGTCAGTTTACTTCACCAATGTGCCGTTTATCTTCAACATACAAGTAAATTGCAAGCAAAATTGGGGATACTAATGTTGTTATCACAATGGATGGCGCATTCCCCGGAAGCTGTCAAAGTATTTCTGAATGTACCGGGATCGATGGCATATTTGACAGCTCAGACTTCCGCCAGCGAGTTTGACAATAATGAAGAACTTTTgcaa gGTTTGTGCGCCTTTTTGATGGGTTTGTGTGTCGTATATAACGACAATTCCGTGGCTAATTATTCGAAAGAAAATCTGAGTCAGTTAGTTGAAAAACGAGTGGGGATAGACacttattgtaaaaaattatccGAAGTTACAAGACACGAAGTTTACGCCAAGGCGTCGAAACAGCCACAAATCAAAGCCAAACATTCCAGCGAGTTGCTACTAGAATtcgaattttgtaaattgttgAAAACCCTCGAAGGGGTTATAATACAAGGTTTGGGTATACAGAGAGATTTGTCGAACGGTATATCAGAATTGAGTTTGAACGAACACGAAAACGCCCTCTTGTTACAGTACAAAGAATTAATTAGAGATCAGGATAAGAAGTTGCAGGAAAGTAAAAAAACCGTCGAGAGTTTGCAGAGGAGGAATCAAGAGTTGGAG gcACAAATTAAAGAACTCGAAGAAAATAACACACAACTAATAGACCAAAATACGCTTTTGAAAGCACAAATAGCTGTAAACCCAAACAATAAAACAACCCTAGAATCTAACGAAATACCCCCTACATCTAACCCCAATAAGGATttactggaaaaaataaaaatccttGAAGAAATTAATcgcgaaaaagaagaagaactacAATGTATAAGAAAGGATCAGGACGACCTGTTGACGTTATTGACAGATCAGGATTTGAAATTGAATACGTTTAAACAACGTTTGAGGGAGTTGGGGGAAACTATTGAAGACGATTCCGAAACTAATTCGATCGATTTGGAAAACGAATCCTGA